A portion of the Actomonas aquatica genome contains these proteins:
- a CDS encoding type IV pilus twitching motility protein PilT codes for MAAIDRLLKLMLEQGGSDLHLNVGLPPKARISGNLVALEDEVVTAEQMEAWLSEICPPHRWAEFVEHKDLDLAHEIPGVARFRGNYLYNHWGQAGIFRQIPSKILSFTDLNLPEVLKKFCHMSEGLVVVTGPTGSGKSTTLAAMIDYINDNLARHIITIEDPIEFVHPNKKSVIVHREVGEHTQTFADALKGAMRHDPDILLLGEMRELETIKLALGCASMGMLVFGTLHTNNAPKTVDRIINTFPAEEQNQVRVMLAGCLSGVVAQLLCKKQPKGRVAVHEILLRHEALPNTIRSGQIANIRAIIESGKQDGMTTMDWSLMDRVKDGSITAKEAFMKSSNKGTFQHLLKPGDLDGEH; via the coding sequence ATGGCCGCGATTGATCGACTTCTGAAACTCATGCTCGAACAGGGCGGTTCCGACCTGCACCTCAATGTGGGGCTGCCGCCGAAGGCCCGCATCTCGGGCAACCTCGTCGCGTTGGAGGACGAGGTGGTGACCGCAGAACAGATGGAGGCGTGGCTGAGCGAGATTTGTCCGCCGCACCGCTGGGCGGAGTTTGTGGAACACAAGGATCTCGATCTGGCGCACGAGATTCCGGGCGTGGCGCGTTTCCGCGGTAACTACCTCTACAACCACTGGGGGCAGGCGGGCATTTTTCGTCAGATTCCGTCGAAGATCCTGTCGTTTACCGATCTCAATCTGCCGGAGGTGCTCAAGAAATTCTGCCACATGAGCGAAGGCCTTGTGGTGGTGACCGGGCCGACCGGTAGTGGTAAATCCACTACGCTGGCGGCGATGATTGACTACATTAATGACAACCTCGCGCGGCACATCATCACGATCGAGGATCCGATCGAGTTTGTGCATCCGAACAAGAAGTCGGTCATCGTGCATCGCGAAGTGGGCGAGCACACCCAGACCTTTGCCGATGCGCTGAAGGGCGCGATGCGCCACGACCCCGACATCCTGTTGCTTGGTGAGATGCGCGAGTTGGAGACGATCAAACTCGCGCTGGGCTGCGCCTCGATGGGCATGCTGGTGTTTGGCACGCTGCACACCAACAACGCGCCGAAGACGGTGGACCGCATCATCAACACCTTTCCGGCGGAGGAGCAGAACCAGGTGCGGGTGATGTTGGCCGGCTGTTTGTCCGGGGTGGTGGCTCAGCTGCTGTGCAAGAAACAGCCCAAGGGCCGCGTGGCGGTGCACGAGATCCTGCTGCGGCACGAAGCGCTGCCGAACACGATTCGCAGCGGGCAGATCGCGAACATTCGCGCCATCATTGAGAGCGGCAAGCAGGACGGCATGACCACGATGGACTGGAGCCTGATGGATCGCGTGAAGGACGGATCGATCACCGCCAAGGAGGCGTTCATGAAGTCGTCGAACAAAGGCACGTTCCAGCACCTGCTCAAACCTGGCGACCTCGACGGGGAGCATTGA
- a CDS encoding FHA domain-containing protein, protein MNSPSDSSLNLTLTDLPVPSSQVEDRLALIARILDAVGRELTEPCLVHDTEMGPVVVSLDAARVIGRSVRADYPGPTCADLSLSGRHCRVEPTPDGMLLEDLQSTNGTWIDTRRVETRLLRAGDLVRIGRQRFVYFDPQ, encoded by the coding sequence ATGAATTCTCCCTCCGACTCGTCCCTTAATCTCACTCTGACCGATTTGCCGGTGCCCTCCAGCCAGGTGGAAGACCGCCTGGCCTTGATTGCCCGGATCCTCGATGCCGTGGGTCGGGAGCTCACTGAGCCCTGTCTCGTTCACGACACCGAAATGGGGCCGGTGGTGGTGTCGCTGGATGCAGCGCGAGTGATCGGGCGTTCGGTGCGGGCCGATTATCCGGGACCGACATGCGCCGACCTGAGTCTTTCGGGCCGACACTGCCGGGTGGAGCCCACCCCCGACGGTATGTTGCTGGAAGATCTGCAATCCACCAACGGCACGTGGATTGACACCCGGCGGGTGGAGACCCGGCTGCTGCGTGCCGGCGATCTCGTGCGTATCGGCCGGCAACGTTTCGTCTATTTCGACCCGCAATAA
- a CDS encoding RNA polymerase sigma factor, which produces MHESLPSGVSFLQRLDGAGHTREAAWRMLYERYWDFILSAAFRRGLDRERAEGVLQETLTRLLTKLPEVRKTYPAKGKFRSYVYGLARHVTLEEVRRAGLEKRRQLSLDAPLRDGEGGDQSKLIEHWEAGDVREEIKQAEESAFAEGLLRRALAEVKVKVEPATWRVFEDYVVEGMPAPQVAQLHGRQVNAVYQIKKRLESQITREVERLRSELDE; this is translated from the coding sequence ATGCATGAATCCCTGCCCAGTGGAGTGAGTTTTTTGCAGCGCCTGGATGGTGCCGGCCATACCAGAGAGGCGGCGTGGCGGATGCTCTACGAGCGCTACTGGGACTTCATCCTCTCAGCGGCCTTTCGCCGTGGGCTGGACCGGGAGCGGGCCGAAGGCGTGCTGCAGGAAACGCTCACCCGCTTGCTCACCAAGTTGCCGGAGGTGCGGAAAACCTACCCGGCCAAGGGAAAGTTTCGCAGCTACGTCTACGGTTTGGCGCGGCACGTGACGCTGGAGGAAGTCCGCCGGGCCGGCCTCGAAAAACGCCGCCAGCTTTCGCTCGACGCTCCCTTGCGCGACGGAGAGGGGGGCGATCAATCGAAACTTATCGAGCACTGGGAAGCCGGCGATGTGCGGGAGGAGATCAAGCAGGCGGAGGAAAGCGCTTTTGCGGAAGGCCTGTTACGGCGCGCCCTTGCCGAGGTGAAAGTGAAGGTCGAGCCCGCGACCTGGCGCGTTTTTGAGGATTATGTGGTGGAGGGAATGCCCGCTCCGCAGGTGGCGCAGTTACATGGTCGCCAAGTGAATGCGGTCTACCAGATCAAGAAGCGGCTGGAGAGTCAGATCACCCGTGAAGTCGAGCGGCTGCGGTCTGAGCTCGATGAATGA
- a CDS encoding LytR/AlgR family response regulator transcription factor produces the protein MSDSLRTLLIDDEPLARLELRRLLKTHPQIEIVGEAGTLNAARALLADTPFDLVFLDIQLRGGSGFDLLDRIPPHAHIVFVTAYDRYAVRAFEVNALDYLLKPVTSARLASSLQRVLAAPTSAADDTTAAAAMPLLPDDRVLVKTSDATRFVPVQSIVSVTSNENYTELQLADAQKLMTLRTLKSWEACLPTAFFVRIHRQTLINLAHVRAIVRGEGESVQFQFDDPLPPLSASRRRVSDLKQRLEAAGLTQLLP, from the coding sequence ATGTCCGACTCCCTTCGCACTCTGCTCATCGACGACGAGCCCCTGGCTCGGCTGGAGCTGCGCCGCCTCCTCAAGACTCATCCGCAAATCGAAATCGTGGGCGAAGCCGGCACCCTCAACGCCGCCCGCGCCCTGCTGGCCGACACCCCCTTCGACCTCGTCTTTCTCGACATCCAACTGCGCGGCGGCAGCGGCTTCGACCTGCTGGATCGCATTCCGCCGCACGCCCACATCGTGTTTGTCACCGCCTACGATCGCTACGCCGTGCGTGCCTTCGAGGTGAACGCCCTCGACTACCTGCTCAAACCCGTCACCAGCGCCCGGCTCGCCTCGTCCCTGCAACGCGTGCTCGCCGCCCCAACCTCCGCCGCAGACGACACGACCGCCGCCGCCGCCATGCCTTTGCTCCCGGACGACCGGGTGCTGGTGAAAACCAGCGATGCCACCCGTTTTGTGCCCGTGCAAAGCATCGTCTCCGTCACCAGCAACGAAAACTACACCGAGCTGCAGCTGGCCGACGCCCAGAAACTCATGACCCTGCGCACCCTCAAATCCTGGGAAGCCTGCCTGCCCACCGCCTTCTTTGTGCGCATTCACCGGCAAACTCTGATCAACCTCGCACATGTGCGCGCCATCGTGCGTGGCGAGGGCGAGAGTGTGCAGTTCCAATTCGACGACCCGCTGCCCCCGCTCTCCGCCAGTCGCCGCCGCGTCTCCGACCTCAAGCAACGCCTCGAAGCCGCCGGTCTTACCCAATTGCTGCCCTAG
- a CDS encoding type IV pilus twitching motility protein PilT produces the protein MVPAISWLVRLGVDQGLFTVEQAKAVRAKLGEDAELIDFAQELIDEAYVDDDKLGDLEKLAGKALQEGQAGPPALDPFDMPALPPRAKPRLAVEPTVAVKTEPETKPAPAPTSKVEPAPAVAPAPAPVAVEAPPPAPPAAVPKVPALATGLPPSATTIEAGELDFEALGAMDDAQLAAALRGFLVLCGDEGVSDLHLSAGATPFVRRQRALTPLSDHVLTEQEALRLNTVLLSAGQKQIYLARKDYDFALALDATHRYRVNLMFHKDGPAGSYRMVSADVPTLDSLGLRNVETIRKMLSYHNGLMLVTGPVGAGKTTTLAACVDELNRKRKDHIITVEDPVEIVQESTNCNITQRQVGEHTRSFGSALKGALREDPDIIVIGELRDLETIEMAISASETGHLVIGTMHTSDAATTLNRLLDVFPPAQQTQIRASVSESLRGIVCQRLLPGSGGKLTMACEILVSNPAVAALIREGKTQGLRNVMETGVREGMCTMESSVFELYNKRKISAATARQNITTKQLLAQIR, from the coding sequence ATGGTTCCTGCGATCAGCTGGCTGGTGCGACTGGGTGTCGACCAAGGACTTTTTACCGTCGAACAGGCGAAAGCCGTGCGGGCGAAGCTGGGCGAGGATGCCGAGCTCATCGATTTCGCGCAGGAGTTGATCGACGAGGCCTACGTCGACGACGACAAGCTGGGCGACTTGGAGAAACTCGCCGGCAAAGCCCTGCAGGAGGGGCAGGCCGGACCACCCGCTCTCGATCCCTTTGACATGCCGGCGCTGCCGCCACGGGCCAAACCGCGGTTGGCGGTGGAGCCCACCGTGGCGGTGAAAACAGAACCGGAGACGAAACCTGCTCCCGCGCCGACTTCGAAAGTAGAGCCGGCGCCGGCGGTAGCACCTGCGCCTGCACCGGTCGCGGTGGAAGCGCCGCCGCCGGCTCCTCCCGCCGCGGTGCCGAAGGTCCCGGCTTTGGCCACGGGGTTGCCGCCGTCGGCGACGACCATTGAAGCGGGGGAACTGGACTTCGAGGCCTTGGGGGCGATGGACGACGCGCAGTTGGCGGCGGCGTTGCGCGGCTTTCTGGTCTTGTGCGGCGACGAGGGGGTGAGCGACCTGCATCTCTCGGCGGGAGCGACGCCGTTTGTGCGGCGGCAACGGGCGCTGACTCCGCTCTCGGACCATGTGTTGACCGAGCAGGAGGCGTTGCGGCTCAACACGGTTTTACTGTCCGCGGGGCAGAAGCAGATTTACCTCGCGCGCAAGGACTACGACTTCGCGTTGGCGCTCGATGCGACGCACCGCTACCGCGTTAATCTCATGTTCCACAAGGACGGTCCGGCGGGCTCGTATCGCATGGTCTCGGCCGATGTGCCGACGCTCGATTCGCTCGGGCTGCGCAACGTGGAAACGATCCGCAAGATGTTGTCCTATCACAACGGACTCATGCTGGTGACCGGTCCGGTGGGCGCGGGCAAAACCACCACACTGGCGGCGTGTGTTGATGAGCTGAACCGCAAGCGCAAGGACCACATCATCACGGTGGAGGATCCGGTGGAGATCGTGCAGGAGTCGACCAACTGCAACATCACCCAGCGCCAGGTGGGCGAGCATACGCGCTCGTTTGGCTCGGCGCTGAAGGGCGCGCTGCGCGAGGATCCGGACATCATCGTGATCGGCGAGCTGCGCGATTTGGAGACGATCGAGATGGCGATCAGTGCGTCGGAGACGGGTCACTTGGTGATCGGCACGATGCACACCAGTGATGCCGCGACGACGCTCAACCGTCTGCTGGATGTGTTTCCGCCGGCGCAGCAAACGCAGATCCGGGCGAGTGTTTCGGAGAGTCTGCGTGGCATCGTGTGTCAGCGCCTGCTGCCCGGCAGCGGGGGCAAACTCACGATGGCTTGTGAGATCCTCGTTTCGAATCCGGCGGTCGCGGCGCTCATTCGCGAGGGCAAGACGCAGGGTCTGCGCAACGTGATGGAGACGGGGGTGCGCGAAGGTATGTGCACGATGGAAAGCTCCGTCTTCGAGCTCTACAACAAGCGCAAGATTTCCGCGGCGACCGCCCGCCAGAACATCACCACCAAACAACTGCTCGCGCAGATCCGATAA
- a CDS encoding S41 family peptidase: protein MTSTECLRRGGRAWASWWGTAVLVLAVVLSGGCVAPMAGPPEEVVYASAEEKAQAQVEILEEAWELVNDRFYDPAYNGADWPSALHRYVEAAATAEDTAALYDVINDMLDELEDAHTVAMSPAEAWEDYVAERAFVGVNLERVEDRWVVSELRPGSSAEEVGVEVGWIAVARDGEVLTEDGITFTSEPGERYVWTFLDALDVEREVVLEARTLSDRMPPVERRSAEGWVYLRFDEFERDYDAWLQERLMVHRDAPGVVLDLRSNSGGDVSSLERVINQFFDERKAYGAFVSRKGKRRDEKSAWRSGADYGGEVVILIGPGSASSAEILAATMQHYGRATLIGRPTAGVVVASQYHRLRDGGQLQLGTYDFQTLDGTRLEGNGVHPDVDVERTLVDLREGRDPDLGRAVEWLRAKTALARSNL, encoded by the coding sequence TTGACCTCGACTGAATGCCTGCGCCGCGGTGGGCGGGCGTGGGCGAGTTGGTGGGGGACGGCGGTGTTGGTGTTGGCGGTGGTGCTGAGTGGCGGCTGTGTCGCGCCGATGGCGGGCCCGCCGGAAGAGGTGGTTTACGCGTCGGCGGAGGAGAAGGCGCAGGCGCAGGTGGAGATTTTGGAAGAGGCGTGGGAGCTGGTGAACGATCGGTTTTACGATCCGGCTTACAATGGCGCCGACTGGCCGAGTGCCTTGCATCGGTATGTCGAGGCGGCGGCGACGGCGGAGGATACGGCGGCCTTGTATGACGTGATCAACGACATGTTGGATGAGCTGGAGGATGCGCACACCGTGGCGATGAGTCCGGCCGAAGCTTGGGAAGATTACGTGGCGGAGCGGGCGTTTGTGGGCGTGAACCTGGAGCGGGTGGAGGACCGTTGGGTGGTTTCGGAGCTGCGGCCGGGGAGCTCGGCGGAGGAGGTGGGCGTCGAAGTGGGCTGGATCGCGGTGGCGCGAGATGGCGAGGTGCTGACGGAGGACGGCATCACCTTCACCAGCGAGCCGGGCGAGCGCTACGTGTGGACCTTTCTGGATGCTTTGGATGTGGAGCGGGAGGTGGTGCTCGAGGCGCGCACCCTGTCGGACCGCATGCCGCCGGTGGAGCGGCGCTCAGCGGAAGGTTGGGTTTACCTGCGCTTCGATGAATTTGAACGCGACTACGACGCTTGGCTGCAGGAGCGCTTGATGGTGCATCGCGACGCGCCGGGAGTGGTGTTGGATTTGCGCAGCAACAGCGGGGGCGACGTGAGTTCGTTGGAACGGGTGATCAACCAGTTCTTCGACGAGCGCAAAGCGTATGGGGCGTTTGTTTCGCGCAAAGGGAAGCGGCGGGATGAAAAATCGGCGTGGCGCAGCGGGGCGGATTACGGCGGTGAAGTGGTGATTTTGATCGGTCCGGGATCGGCCAGCTCGGCGGAAATTCTGGCGGCGACGATGCAGCATTACGGTCGGGCGACGCTTATCGGGCGACCCACGGCTGGGGTGGTGGTGGCGAGCCAATACCATCGGTTGCGCGATGGCGGACAGTTGCAGCTCGGCACCTACGATTTTCAAACGCTGGACGGCACGCGGTTGGAAGGTAATGGCGTGCACCCAGATGTGGACGTGGAACGCACGCTGGTGGATCTCCGTGAAGGGCGAGATCCGGACCTCGGACGGGCAGTGGAGTGGTTGCGAGCGAAGACTGCGCTGGCGCGGTCGAACCTCTGA
- a CDS encoding serine/threonine protein kinase: MPPSDEDPVEPPTLPDIPTGNTASSGSASASSGQSSGDRYASLDSQDTGVFDQPPPPADVPSQIGKYRILGVLAETRLSIIYRAEDTAPQRQVVLKFPRGIDLASPEAHQRMREEVALAARLDQQAVVPILETGEIDRVPYYVMPLLHGQTLTEHVQGEAMDLEERIDLFHKLCRIVASIHRDGILHLDLKPANFLIDRHGEPRLLDFGLAATQEELRRNPPDHISGTLRFMAPEQTYLERIPELTAAADVHALGTIFYQLLTDQYPYPLDGNMMSAIESIRRALPKPPSQANPRVPPRFDALVNKALHKDPSQRFPDAGAMASALSALRQGSATASVTKRSLSLPVLAGGGLLAAGALALGVLFWPEQNEGASAALARQIQVSTYDSAALADFSEPAAPVTRLPEDLWGLYRHVHDTLQSRADLRLAGAIIVDARQLPASTRFHWRDTRETEHVTSQPFRVGDQVATIFVPAGFPIELTLINDEDESGPRTQLLTFSAGRIEIWRP; encoded by the coding sequence TTGCCGCCGTCCGACGAAGATCCGGTCGAGCCGCCGACGTTGCCGGATATCCCGACCGGCAACACCGCCAGCTCGGGATCAGCTTCCGCGTCCTCCGGCCAGTCCTCCGGCGACCGCTACGCGAGTCTCGATTCGCAGGACACCGGCGTGTTCGACCAACCGCCGCCGCCCGCCGACGTGCCGTCACAAATCGGCAAATACCGTATCCTCGGCGTGCTGGCCGAGACCCGCCTTTCCATCATTTACCGCGCTGAGGACACGGCGCCACAGCGCCAGGTCGTGCTTAAATTTCCGCGCGGCATCGACCTGGCCTCGCCCGAGGCCCACCAACGCATGCGCGAGGAAGTCGCCCTCGCCGCCCGCCTCGACCAACAGGCCGTCGTCCCCATCCTTGAGACCGGCGAAATCGATCGGGTTCCCTACTACGTCATGCCCCTGCTGCACGGGCAGACGCTCACCGAACACGTGCAAGGCGAGGCCATGGACCTCGAGGAACGCATCGACCTGTTCCACAAACTCTGCCGAATCGTCGCCAGCATACACCGCGACGGCATCCTCCATCTCGACCTTAAACCGGCCAACTTTCTCATCGACCGCCACGGCGAGCCTCGCCTGCTCGACTTCGGCCTCGCCGCCACGCAGGAGGAACTGCGGCGCAATCCGCCGGACCACATTTCGGGCACCCTTCGCTTCATGGCGCCGGAGCAGACCTACCTCGAACGCATCCCGGAGCTGACGGCCGCAGCCGACGTTCACGCCCTCGGCACCATCTTCTACCAACTGCTCACCGATCAGTATCCCTACCCGCTCGACGGCAATATGATGTCCGCCATCGAGTCGATCCGTCGCGCGTTGCCGAAGCCGCCATCACAAGCCAATCCGCGGGTGCCGCCGCGCTTCGATGCGCTGGTGAACAAAGCCCTGCACAAGGATCCCAGCCAGCGGTTTCCCGATGCCGGGGCGATGGCGTCCGCCCTCTCCGCGCTGCGCCAAGGCTCGGCCACTGCCTCCGTCACCAAGCGTTCGCTCTCCCTTCCGGTTCTCGCCGGAGGCGGCTTGCTCGCCGCCGGTGCCCTCGCGCTTGGTGTCCTGTTCTGGCCAGAGCAAAATGAGGGCGCCAGCGCCGCACTCGCCCGTCAGATCCAGGTGAGCACCTACGATTCCGCTGCTCTGGCCGACTTCTCGGAACCTGCTGCACCCGTCACCCGGCTGCCAGAAGACTTATGGGGACTCTACCGCCACGTGCACGACACGCTGCAGTCCCGTGCCGACCTGCGTCTTGCTGGTGCGATCATCGTCGATGCCCGCCAACTGCCCGCCTCCACCCGCTTTCATTGGCGGGACACCCGCGAAACGGAGCACGTCACCTCGCAACCCTTTCGGGTCGGTGACCAGGTGGCCACCATCTTTGTGCCCGCCGGCTTCCCCATCGAATTGACGCTCATCAACGATGAAGACGAGAGCGGCCCCCGCACCCAGCTGCTCACGTTCAGCGCAGGCCGGATTGAGATTTGGCGTCCCTGA
- a CDS encoding trypsin-like serine peptidase, producing MLRSRRFPRLSLLTTLLCLFYLPPLLAIDIQGVRGRGETETAAMRDAADRALRQALSRLDLNGSDADRDDVLSDYDTYFRNRRLISTSREGDDIVLTVNFTLDEVALRDHFVGTLAVRASRQLDEPQIAFALVPRAPQGTTLNASDEQALADALTSALGQLFSEYRFRIVSPQWLREQHEELTGQPENIEKFKLNARNLSKMDPDVHYLVVGTAIVDLQQRNGEYDVSVSFEGEILDTHTETNLALPLNYQTSLSNPQERVAMITACSEVARRIGQSKAIPQIVADWNDRADRGAIQIIHLFYDSDEFREFIEVALEDKGRLLSGSVTLADNLVRLRYQSPTIVKDDFNRAYRLRRLFGEWENTPERYRPAEQAFHSVVSASDIVIAPDTPEYRELATAIIENRKYEVIDLPEPPPALVQNKPAERPVDPDPDTALAMVAKAYSTAVGLAAWKSEKGMGRGTAWAIAPNVYATNAHVAKPISEALAAGRGAVILPNRTKGVSLKIVSAVYHSEYERDGNMDVGLLLVETEAPKFFPLADDTTLRQLDSGEKLAYLGFPAAGKGGNVNYDSPIASMQSGIVVAVSDGDYSDAGPSGNTLIRHNIPSFGGASGSPLFNTKGEVVGIHFAGLAGEEYVKAMINFGCRIDVLKELMAAKMSELSER from the coding sequence ATGCTTCGGTCCCGCCGCTTCCCTCGCCTCTCTCTGCTCACCACCCTGCTCTGCCTGTTCTACCTGCCGCCGCTGCTGGCCATCGATATTCAGGGCGTTCGCGGCCGCGGCGAAACCGAGACCGCCGCGATGCGGGACGCCGCCGACCGCGCCCTCCGCCAAGCGCTCTCCCGCCTCGACCTCAACGGCAGCGATGCCGACCGCGATGACGTGCTCTCCGACTACGACACCTACTTCCGCAACCGCCGCCTGATCAGCACCTCGCGGGAAGGCGACGATATCGTTCTCACCGTCAACTTCACCCTCGATGAGGTCGCCCTGCGCGATCACTTCGTCGGCACTCTGGCCGTCCGCGCCTCCCGCCAACTCGACGAACCCCAGATCGCCTTCGCCCTCGTTCCCCGCGCCCCGCAGGGAACCACCCTCAATGCCTCGGACGAGCAGGCTCTGGCAGACGCGCTGACCTCGGCGCTCGGGCAGCTTTTTTCCGAATACCGCTTTCGCATCGTCTCCCCCCAATGGCTGCGCGAACAACACGAGGAACTCACCGGCCAACCCGAAAACATCGAAAAGTTTAAGCTCAACGCCCGCAACCTTTCCAAGATGGATCCGGATGTGCACTACTTGGTCGTCGGCACCGCCATCGTCGACCTGCAGCAACGCAACGGCGAATACGACGTCTCCGTTTCCTTCGAAGGCGAGATTCTCGACACCCACACCGAGACCAACCTCGCCCTGCCACTCAACTACCAGACCTCGCTGAGTAATCCGCAGGAACGCGTCGCCATGATCACCGCCTGCTCGGAGGTCGCGCGACGCATCGGCCAAAGCAAAGCCATCCCTCAGATTGTCGCCGACTGGAACGATCGCGCCGATCGCGGCGCGATTCAGATCATTCACCTCTTCTACGACTCCGACGAATTCCGCGAATTCATTGAGGTCGCACTCGAGGACAAAGGTCGCCTGCTCTCCGGCTCCGTCACCCTCGCCGACAACCTCGTGCGCCTGCGCTACCAGTCTCCCACCATTGTGAAGGACGACTTCAATCGCGCCTACCGCCTGCGCCGCCTCTTCGGCGAATGGGAGAACACCCCGGAACGCTACCGACCGGCGGAACAAGCTTTCCACAGCGTTGTGTCCGCATCCGACATCGTCATCGCGCCCGACACCCCGGAATACCGCGAGCTTGCCACGGCCATCATCGAAAACCGCAAATACGAGGTCATCGATCTGCCCGAACCGCCACCGGCGTTAGTGCAAAACAAACCAGCCGAACGCCCCGTGGATCCCGACCCCGACACCGCTCTCGCCATGGTCGCCAAAGCCTACTCCACCGCAGTCGGTCTGGCCGCTTGGAAGAGCGAAAAAGGCATGGGCCGCGGCACCGCCTGGGCCATCGCCCCCAACGTCTACGCCACCAACGCCCACGTCGCCAAACCCATCAGCGAAGCTCTGGCCGCAGGCCGCGGCGCCGTGATTCTGCCCAACCGCACCAAGGGCGTGTCGCTCAAAATCGTGTCAGCCGTTTACCACTCCGAATACGAACGCGATGGCAACATGGACGTCGGCCTGCTCCTCGTTGAAACCGAGGCGCCCAAGTTCTTTCCCTTGGCCGACGACACCACCCTACGTCAGTTGGACTCCGGCGAAAAGCTCGCCTACCTCGGATTCCCGGCGGCCGGAAAGGGCGGCAACGTGAACTACGATTCTCCGATCGCCTCGATGCAATCCGGCATCGTGGTGGCCGTCAGCGACGGCGACTACTCCGACGCCGGCCCCTCGGGCAACACCCTCATTCGCCACAACATTCCCTCCTTTGGAGGCGCGAGCGGTAGTCCTTTGTTCAATACAAAAGGTGAAGTCGTCGGCATTCATTTCGCCGGTCTCGCCGGTGAGGAATACGTCAAAGCCATGATCAATTTCGGCTGCCGCATTGATGTGCTCAAGGAGCTCATGGCGGCGAAAATGTCCGAGCTTTCCGAGCGCTGA
- a CDS encoding YqjF family protein, whose translation MLPVLQHADHRPWPLPEVPWAWSQTWSDLAFAHYRVPRDELRPLIPEGLRLQEFDGSPWVAVVPFQLGNVRRRGLPWLPVMPSFPELNLRTYVETDGKPGVWFFSLDAQSWPIVLGGRLRFHLPYHHARIDFFETSQGFAFHSTRLGGRVRFSGIFRATGDSFIADPGSFEHWATERYCLYTRNGRGEIVRAEVHHPPWPLQEATIEIQHNDLFTAAGLTPPKEPPRCHFSTGVDVIAYPPTLLGALARAKDDLTAGELAPDPAR comes from the coding sequence ATGCTGCCTGTTCTGCAACACGCCGACCACCGCCCCTGGCCTCTGCCCGAAGTGCCCTGGGCCTGGAGCCAAACGTGGTCCGACCTGGCTTTCGCGCACTACCGGGTGCCCCGCGATGAACTGCGCCCTCTCATCCCCGAAGGCCTGCGCCTGCAGGAATTTGACGGCTCGCCGTGGGTCGCCGTCGTGCCCTTTCAACTCGGCAACGTGCGCCGCCGCGGCCTCCCCTGGCTCCCGGTCATGCCCTCCTTCCCCGAGCTGAACCTGCGCACCTACGTCGAGACCGACGGAAAACCGGGCGTATGGTTCTTCAGCCTCGACGCCCAGAGCTGGCCCATCGTGCTCGGCGGTCGCCTGCGCTTTCATCTGCCCTACCACCACGCCCGCATCGACTTTTTCGAGACCTCCCAAGGCTTCGCCTTTCACAGCACCCGCCTCGGCGGCCGCGTCCGTTTCAGCGGCATCTTCCGCGCCACCGGCGACAGCTTCATCGCCGACCCCGGCTCCTTCGAACACTGGGCCACCGAGCGCTACTGCCTCTACACCCGCAACGGCCGCGGCGAAATCGTGCGCGCCGAAGTCCACCACCCGCCGTGGCCGCTGCAGGAGGCCACGATCGAGATCCAACACAACGACCTCTTCACCGCCGCCGGCCTCACCCCACCCAAGGAGCCACCGCGCTGCCATTTCTCGACTGGCGTCGATGTGATTGCCTACCCGCCGACTCTGCTCGGCGCCCTCGCCCGCGCCAAAGACGACCTCACCGCCGGCGAACTCGCCCCCGACCCCGCCCGCTGA